In Trichoderma asperellum chromosome 1, complete sequence, a single window of DNA contains:
- a CDS encoding uncharacterized protein (EggNog:ENOG41~TransMembrane:1 (o12-31i)): MASTPPVPSKAALNALRGVLFTTSCSVALLAEERRRRLKIARSAIDNARKLHTVKSNRGAVALSESWEDRLADLGDEVLSLPSASRSKNPYRRRRRGSFSNSPALDGDAHIHRHSFEHHENTSRVASSSREQKAESHISNFGLDAARFILPLTDIRPPDISFKPLTAPTISALPFPSNETASQKPGTDVDTQVKVSLHRDDEPIPRRSKARDGSLSLHGPLQFDSSAQVRLSLATILTPDKATQPYLDQVTKLEQMLQDLEVHQANHTLTSELLNTAVDQLQISMASRPTTPRLSNLVKSSGLRLLSITIKHDSTKITTILATLLPIFKDPIQVLSPVVKWLWEKKDKKGLEQLLEFLSENKQKRFWMQGMMIYRMLSGLDEAMESFKDIKQIYRLLQSAGLYKMIAVPSNVEYKMRRLMVSKALRAGDDPFAQEEMKYLCILDPDATNSDIKLQSRLIVREAALGHWESVRDGIEALEGANSTRPNDLRYTISKIIDVFVQTCSAEGLETLLRRFVRNYSIPLKSRWVNLVLDRYASRHDLDSMFSWLQFCSQAGFQMDDAFIRRFYSGCRKYWSFSDKTITSLHQNLQGLAPALSDVLPSKADGKRLSDVPPASLQSHSWLSEADAFDCMEWLSAQNEWERVCEAYRRLLLSGLSPSIRCLRLAVIGYLKKQDGSVSQAASLIDEARSRGYDVTEALTPLLLTRLENGDDAGDLIKQALRQGARIHDSVYNKAAQILSAKGDLRGAATVCEVAARENGKGELLYSEYNFSNLVFAYTGSASYKALKSVLAKFTSEVQWWRGSRACKESIKLAMKTTAMRAVVHPMENNDHREALYKLDEALIHVKKCRSTRDDRRAVTEAFIRVARPLAAEPEQNPLDARSSNATTVEMPSLEPTGAKHFQRSVLMNRQGLAAAGDS, encoded by the coding sequence ATGGCTTCCACTCCTCCCGTGCCCTCCAAGGCCGCTCTTAATGCTCTCCGAGGCGTCCTTTTCACAACATCATGTTCGGTCGCTTTGCTCGCCGAAGAGCGCCGTCGTCGACTCAAGATAGCTCGCTCGGCCATTGATAATGCGCGGAAGCTGCATACCGTCAAAAGCAACAGGGGCGCCGTTGCACTGAGCGAAAGCTGGGAGGATAGGCTTGCAGATCTTGGGGATGAGGTGTTATCGCTGCCGTCTGCCTCGCGATCCAAAAATCCCTATCGAAGACGACGCCGGGGTAGCTTCTCCAACTCTCCCGCCCTTGATGGAGATGCTCACATACATCGACATTCATTCGAGCACCATGAGAACACTAGCAGAGTCGCGTCTAGCAGCAGAGAGCAAAAAGCTGAGTCGCATATCTCAAATTTCGGGTTGGATGCGGCTAGATTTATTCTGCCACTGACCGATATTCGGCCGCCGGATATCTCCTTCAAGCCTTTGACGGCTCCTACGATATCCGCTCTACCATTTCCTTCCAATGAGACGGCTTCACAAAAACCTGGAACAGACGTAGATACGCAGGTTAAAGTTTCTCTACATAGAGATGACGAGCCAATCCCAAGGCGCTCGAAAGCGCGAGACGGTTCACTGTCTTTGCATGGACCTTTGCAATTCGACTCTTCGGCTCAGGTCCGCCTTTCGCTGGCCACTATTTTAACGCCAGACAAAGCCACTCAACCCTATCTCGATCAAGTTACAAAGCTTGAGCAAATGCTACAGGATTTAGAGGTGCACCAAGCGAATCACACTTTGACATCCGAATTGTTGAATACGGCTGTTGATCAGCTACAAATTTCAATGGCATCTCGACCAACAACTCCCAGGTTGAGTAACCTTGTGAAATCAAGTGGATTACGATTGCTCAGCATTACGATCAAACATGATTCTACTAAAATCACAACTATTCTCGCAACCCTACTTCCAATATTTAAGGACCCGATTCAAGTTCTATCGCCCGTAGTTAAATGGCtatgggagaagaaggataagaAAGGGTTGGAACAGCTTCTTGAATTTCTTTCAgagaacaaacaaaaaaggtTCTGGATGCAGGGTATGATGATTTATCGAATGCTCTCTGGTCTGGATGAGGCTATGGAAAGCTTCAAAGATATCAAGCAGATCTATCGCCTTCTGCAGAGCGCCGGCTTATACAAAATGATTGCCGTACCCTCCAATGTTGAATACAAAATGCGCCGGCTTATGGTTTCGAAGGCTCTCAGGGCGGGGGATGATCCCTTTGCTCAAGAGGAGATGAAATACCTTTGTATATTGGATCCGGATGCAACAAATTCAGACATAAAGCTCCAAAGTAGGCTAATAGTCCGAGAGGCTGCTCTTGGGCACTGGGAGTCAGTTCGTGATGGCATAGAGGCGCTTGAGGGTGCTAATAGCACAAGACCAAACGATTTGCGATACACAATCAGCAAAATTATTGATGTTTTCGTTCAAACTTGCTCTGCGGAAGGCCTCGAGACCTTGCTCAGGAGATTTGTGCGCAACTATAGCATACCTCTAAAGTCCAGATGGGTTAACCTTGTCTTGGATCGATATGCAAGCCGCCATGACCTCGATTCAATGTTTTCATGGCTCCAATTTTGCTCCCAAGCCGGATTTCAGATGGATGATGCGTTTATACGCCGCTTCTACTCTGGGTGTCGCAAGTATTGGAGCTTCTCCGACAAAACAATTACAAGCTTGCATCAAAATCTTCAAGGGTTAGCACCAGCCCTTTCGGATGTACTTCCAAGTAAAGCCGACGGGAAAAGATTAAGCGATGTGCCACCCGCTTCGCTTCAATCACACAGCTGGTTGTCTGAGGCAGATGCTTTCGATTGCATGGAGTGGCTTTCGGCCCAGAACGAGTGGGAGCGCGTCTGTGAGGCGTACCGCCGCTTGCTGTTGAGCGGGCTAAGCCCATCAATACGCTGCCTTCGCCTGGCAGTCATAGGCTACCTCAAGAAGCAAGATGGGAGTGTTAGTCAGGCGGCGTCACTCATTGACGAAGCTCGTAGTCGAGGCTACGATGTTACAGAAGCCCTGACTCCGCTGCTATTAACGAGGCTTGagaatggcgatgatgctggcGATCTTATTAAGCAAGCCCTGCGTCAAGGGGCTCGCATTCATGACAGCGTGTATAACAAAGCTGCCCAAATACTCTCAGCAAAGGGCGACTTGAGAGGAGCCGCCACAGTATGCGAGGTAGCGGCAAGGGAGAACGGCAAGGGAGAACTCTTGTACAGCGAGTACAACTTTTCCAACTTGGTTTTCGCATACACCGGCTCTGCCAGTTACAAGGCTTTGAAGTCTGTCCTAGCCAAGTTTACGTCGGAAGTCCAGTGGTGGCGCGGCAGCCGGGCGTGCAAGGAGAGCATCAAGCtagcgatgaagacgacggcgATGCGAGCTGTGGTACATCCCATGGAAAACAACGACCATCGCGAGGCCCTTTACAAACTCGACGAGGCCCTCATACACGTCAAGAAGTGTCGTTCCACTAGAGACGATCGGCGTGCGGTGACAGAGGCGTTTATACGAGTAGCTCGGCCTCTGGCAGCCGAGCCGGAGCAGAATCCCTTGGATGCACGCAGCTCGAATGCAACTACAGTGGAAATGCCATCGCTAGAGCCGACGGGGGCGAAACATTTTCAGAGATCGGTTCTTATGAATCGACAGGGACTGGCAGCTGCGGGAGACTCATGA
- a CDS encoding uncharacterized protein (EggNog:ENOG41) codes for MSIFGPPPAPKSPLNRYRLLSPTASVRVSPLCLGAMNFGSAWKDFMGECDKAASESILDFFYEQVRNFIDTSNNYQYEESETIIGDWMKKRGNRHEMVIATKFTTCYKMGPNRPHIAANYTGNGTKSLNASVEASLKKLQTDYIDLLYVHWWDYATSIPELMQSLNSLVVAGKVLYLGISDAPAWVVSKANEYARNHGFRQFSVYQGRWSAASRDFERDIIPMCRDEGMALAPWGALGGGKFKTEEQRKADVGRKVEASEVDIQVSKVLEKIATRKNTVITSVALAYVVQKTPYVFPIVGGRTVDHLKNNIEALTLQLTEEDIEEIESAYPFDLGFPNNMLWGKKFNGSQQKIWLLESAAHFEYIPEPKPITPSKVGE; via the exons ATGAGCATCTTCGGGCCGCCCCCAGCTCCCAAGAGCCCGCTCAACCGCTATCGGTTGCTGTCGCCAACTGCCTCTGTGAGAGTCAGCCCTCTCTGCTTAGGGGCCATGAATTTCGGCTCAGCATG GAAGGATTTCATGGGAGAGTGCGACAAGGCAGCTTCAGAATCCATCTTGGACTTTTTTTACGAACAGGTAC GCAACTTCATTGATACGTCAAACAACTATCAGTACGAGGAGTCTGAGACAATCATTGGCGACTGGATGAAGAAACGTGGAAACCGCCATGAGATGG TTATCGCGACCAAATTCACCACCTGTTATAAGATGGGGCCTAACCGTCCCCATATCGCTGCCAACTACACTGGAAATGGAACCAAAAGTCTAAACGCCTCTGTTGAAGCCAGTCTGAAGAAGCTGCAAACCGACTATATCGACTTG ctatatgTGCACTGGTGGGACTATGCCACCTCTATCCCTGAGCTGATGCAGTCTTTGAACAGCCTCGTTGTGGCTGGAAAAGTGCTGTATCTGGGAATCAGTGATGCTCCCGCCTGGGTTGTGAG CAAGGCGAATGAGTACGCCCGAAACCACGGCTTCCGCCAGTTTTCCGTTTACCAAGGACGTTGGTCCGCAGCTTCTCGTGATTTTGAGCGCGACATAATCCCCATGTGCAGAGATGAGGGAATGGCTCTCGCCCCCTGGGGAGCGCTGGGTGGAGGCAAGTTCAAGACCGAGGAGCAGCGCAAAGCCGACGTGGGACGCAAGGTCGAAGCCAGCGAGGTCGATATCCAAGTCAGCAAGGTGCTTGAGAAGATTGCTACTCGTAAAAACACGGTGATTACGAGCGTCGCGCTGGCCTATGTTGTTCAAAAGACTCCCTACGTATTCCCCATTGTTGGTGGAAGGACGGTGGACCATCTCAAGAATAACATCGAAGCTCTCACCCTGCAGCTAACTGAGGAGGACATTGAAGAAATCGAAAGCGCGTACCCCTTTGATCTCGGGTTCCCCAACAACATGCTCTGGGGCAAGAAATTCAATGGGTCTCAACAGAAGATCTGGCTGCTTGAATCCGCCGCTCACTTTGAATATATCCCTGAACCCAAG CCCATTACGCCGTCCAAGGTGGGAGAGTAG
- a CDS encoding uncharacterized protein (EggNog:ENOG41), producing the protein MKKRGNRHEMVIATKFTTCYKMGPNRPHIAANYTGNGTKSLNASVEASLKKLQTDYIDLLYVHWWDYATSIPELMQSLNSLVVAGKVLYLGISDAPAWVVSKANEYARNHGFRQFSVYQGRWSAASRDFERDIIPMCRDEGMALAPWGALGGGKFKTEEQRKADVGRKVEASEVDIQVSKVLEKIATRKNTVITSVALAYVVQKTPYVFPIVGGRTVDHLKNNIEALTLQLTEEDIEEIESAYPFDLGFPNNMLWGKKFNGSQQKIWLLESAAHFEYIPEPKPITPSKVGE; encoded by the exons ATGAAGAAACGTGGAAACCGCCATGAGATGG TTATCGCGACCAAATTCACCACCTGTTATAAGATGGGGCCTAACCGTCCCCATATCGCTGCCAACTACACTGGAAATGGAACCAAAAGTCTAAACGCCTCTGTTGAAGCCAGTCTGAAGAAGCTGCAAACCGACTATATCGACTTG ctatatgTGCACTGGTGGGACTATGCCACCTCTATCCCTGAGCTGATGCAGTCTTTGAACAGCCTCGTTGTGGCTGGAAAAGTGCTGTATCTGGGAATCAGTGATGCTCCCGCCTGGGTTGTGAG CAAGGCGAATGAGTACGCCCGAAACCACGGCTTCCGCCAGTTTTCCGTTTACCAAGGACGTTGGTCCGCAGCTTCTCGTGATTTTGAGCGCGACATAATCCCCATGTGCAGAGATGAGGGAATGGCTCTCGCCCCCTGGGGAGCGCTGGGTGGAGGCAAGTTCAAGACCGAGGAGCAGCGCAAAGCCGACGTGGGACGCAAGGTCGAAGCCAGCGAGGTCGATATCCAAGTCAGCAAGGTGCTTGAGAAGATTGCTACTCGTAAAAACACGGTGATTACGAGCGTCGCGCTGGCCTATGTTGTTCAAAAGACTCCCTACGTATTCCCCATTGTTGGTGGAAGGACGGTGGACCATCTCAAGAATAACATCGAAGCTCTCACCCTGCAGCTAACTGAGGAGGACATTGAAGAAATCGAAAGCGCGTACCCCTTTGATCTCGGGTTCCCCAACAACATGCTCTGGGGCAAGAAATTCAATGGGTCTCAACAGAAGATCTGGCTGCTTGAATCCGCCGCTCACTTTGAATATATCCCTGAACCCAAG CCCATTACGCCGTCCAAGGTGGGAGAGTAG
- a CDS encoding uncharacterized protein (BUSCO:EOG092D38IH) codes for MSLTNCRFYEEKYPEIDSFVMVNVKQIAEMGAYVKLLEYDNIDGMILLSELSRRRIRSIQKLIRVGRNEVVVVLRVDKEKGYIDLSKRRVSPEDIVKCEERYNKSKMVHSIMRHVAEKTQTPIESLYESIAWPLNRKYGHAIDAFKLSITNPEVWEEITFPNQVVDDELKLYISKRLTPQPTKVRADVEVTCFGYEGIDAVKAALRTAEAKNTENMQVKVRLVSPPLYVLTSTCIDKAQGITRLEEAIVDIRTTIEAAGGNLTVKMEPKAVTESDDAELQALMEKRERENAEVSGDESVSDSDDNIPETI; via the exons ATGTCTTTAACGAACTGCCGTTTTTACGAGGAGAAGTATCCGGAGATCGACAGCTTTGTCATGGTCAATGTCAAGCAG ATCGCCGAGATGGGTGCCTACGTTAAGCTGCTGGAGTACGACAACATTGACGGCATGATTCTTCTCTCTGAGCTGTCCCGAAGACGTATTAGAAGTATCCAGAAGCTTATCCGAGTCGGGCGCAACGAGGTTGTGGTGGTGCTCCGTGTCGACAAGGAGAAGG GATATATCGATCTGTCAAAACGACGTGTCTCTCCCGAGGATATTGTCAAGTGCGAGGAGCGATACAACAAGAGCAAGATGGTCCACTCCATCATGCGCCACGTTGCCGAGAAGACCCAGACACCTATCGAGTCTCTGTATGAGAGCATAGCCTGGCCCCTGAACCGCAAGTACGGCCACGCTATTGACGCTTTCAAGCTGTCCATTAC CAACCCCGAGGTGTGGGAGGAGATCACATTCCCTAACCAGGTCGTCGACGACGAGCTGAAGCTGTACATCAGCAAGCGACTCACCCCTCAGCCCACCAAGGTCCGTGCCGACGTCGAAGTCACCTGCTTCGGCTATGAGGGTATCGATGCTGTCAAGGCTGCGCTGCGAACCGCCGAGGCCAAGAACACAGAGAACATGCAGGTCAAGGTCCGACTTGTTTCGCCGCCTCTATATGTGCTTACCAGCACATGCATTGACAAGGCGCAAGGCATCACTCGTCTGGAAGAGGCCATCGTCGACATCCGGACCACCATTGAAGCTGCCGGTGGCAACCTTACCGTGAAGATGGAGCCCAAGGCCGTCACGGAGAGCGATGACGCCGAGCTGCAGGCACttatggagaagagggagcgTGAGAACGCTGAAGTTAGCGGTGATGAGAGTGTTAGCGACAGTGACGACAACATCCCTGAGACGATCTAA
- a CDS encoding uncharacterized protein (MEROPS:MER0000598): MALNSIWARIRGSAGGPPSFTRTTVLNLIGFATWIPVIAWFNLHVAELTVIDGSSMYPFMNADRDSSLRRDVVLNYKWSPQEDLQRGMVVTLRSPFHPEVIAVKRVVALEGDVIKTKQPYPVATVRIPQGHVWVEGDGPPGSSLDSNTYGPVSKRLLTGRVTHIVYPPKKFGPVKWWEHDRPLVE; this comes from the exons ATGGCTCTCAATTCAATATGGGCGCGAATAAGAGGTAGCGCAGGTGGTCCTCCAAGCTTCACCCGAACAACGGTGTTGAATCTCATCGGCTTTGCGACCTGGATTCCGGTGATTGCCTGGTTCAATCTGCATGTGGCAGAGCTGACGGTCATTGACGGGTCATCGATGTACCCCTTTATGAATGCAGATAGGGATTCATCGCTACGGAGGGACGTGGTGCTGAATTACAAGTGGTCGCCGCAGGAGGATTTGCAGAGGGGGATGGTTGTGACATTGAG GAGCCCTTTTCATCCGGAGGTGATTGCCGTCAAGAGAGTGGTTGCCCTAGAAGGCGATGTGATCAAGACGAAGCAGCCGTATCCCGTGGCGACAGTCAGGATACCACAGGGACATGTGTGGGTAGAAGGAGATGGCCCTCCGGGCTCGAGCTTGGACAGCAACACTTATGGGCCAGTTTCAAAGAGATTGTTGACGGGCAGAGTAACACACATTGTCTATCCGCCGAAAAAGTTTGGGCCGGTGAAGTGGTGGGAGCATGACAGGCCATTGGTGGAGTGA
- a CDS encoding uncharacterized protein (EggNog:ENOG41): protein MSEGLSTSSQFPLAGFSNSATTKPESAATSDSSTTAAAGRDGAALDSARYAGHHSIVSSESHIAGGLAKPAHTMHSEDVEVEGRPPYIHAMIAGGIGGSTGDMLMHSLDTVKTRQQGDPHFPPKYTSLGRSYHTIWRQEGIARGLYGGWIPALGGSFPGTLMFFGTYEWSKRFLIDHGLQHHLAYLSAGFLGDLAASIVYVPSEVLKTRLQLQGRYNNPHFVSGYNYHGTLDAARTIVRSEGASALFHGYKATLYRDLPFSALQFMFWEQFQAWSRVYKQSRDIGAPLELLTGAAAGGLAGVITCPLDVVKTRLQTQVNIPSDPESAHHESSHRTKDPNPQKRSISTSSPSTHRPKPGAIALKTSSVFTGLRVIYHTEGLGGWFRGVGPRGVWTFIQSGCMLFLYQRLLHKLEVWMPLESSEPEVAL from the exons ATGTCCGAAGGTCTTTCCACCTCTTCCCAATTTCCTCTGGCAGGCTTCTCAAACTCTGCGACTACAAAGCCCGAGAGCGCCGCAACAAGCGATTCATCGACGACCGCGGCAGCAGGCCGTGACGGAGCTGCACTGGACTCTGCTCGATATGCCGGCCACCACTCGATAGTCTCGTCCGAAAGCCATATTGCAGGGGGGCTTGCGAAGCCGGCGCATACGATGCACAGCGAAGATGTCGAGGTTGAGGGCCGGCCGCCGTACATTCAT GCTATGATTGCGGGAGGTATTGGAGGTTCAACTGGTGACATGCTCATGCACTCACTGGATACCGTCAAAACGCGACAGCAAGGCGATCCGCATTTCCCTCCGAAATACACATCCTTGGGCCGATCATACCACACCATATGGCGACAGGAGGGCATTGCGAGGGGCTTATACGGAGGCTGGATCCCGGCTTTGGGCGGGTCATTCCCGGGCACATTGATGTTCTTCGGGACGTACGAATGGAGCAAGCGATTCTTGATAGATCACGGGCTCCAGCACCATCTCGCCTATCTCTCAGCAG GCTTCCTGGGAGACCTCGCAGCTTCCATTGTTTACGTGCCCTCAGAAGTTCTCAAGACCCGACTGCAGCTTCAAGGACGCTATAACAACCCCCATTTCGTCTCTGGATACAACTACCACGGTACCCTCGACGCCGCGCGCACAATCGTCCGATCAGAGGGCGCATCGGCGCTCTTCCACGGCTACAAAGCAACCCTATATCGAGACCTACCCTTCTCTGCGCTACAATTCATGTTCTGGGAGCAGTTCCAGGCATGGTCCAGGGTATACAAGCAGAGCCGCGACATTGGCGCCCCCCTCGAACTCTTAACCGGTGCCGCTGCGGGTGGTCTGGCGGGCGTTATCACATGTCCCCTGGACGTCGTCAAGACTCGCCTACAAACACAGGTCAACATCCCATCCGACCCTGAATCCGCACACCATGAATCTTCACACCGAACGAAAGACCCCAACCCTCAGAAGCGATCAATATCGACGTCATCACCAAGCACCCATAGACCTAAACCGGGCGCCATCGCGCTGAAAACATCGTCAGTCTTCACCGGACTGAGGGTCATCTACCACACCGAAGGTTTAGGCGGCTGGTTCCGCGGCGTTGGGCCCCGAGGCGTGTGGACTTTTATCCAGAGCGGCTGCATGCTCTTCTTATATCAGCGGCTGCTTCACAAGCTGGAGGTTTGGATGCCACTAGAAAGCTCTGAACCTGAAGTTGCAttgtaa
- a CDS encoding uncharacterized protein (EggNog:ENOG41~TransMembrane:1 (o400-417i)), with protein sequence MCEPHEPHELIMRLSMETTTTDSKSTPRPATGRQTPRRKSARRCRETPSKSHSTTPRSSPSRYSASPRKTAYTPIKIRGDEDGEGPLVSNRTLSDMQMAKRNYLGGLEWAKAEEQLFEILFLRQDIPLLPLHWEVDFRGVPISGDCFCCKKGENPIIYAHTSTFLATTALTRLIDLTACVRTACQSGLRRKTAQMIKKALDKFIRWAAEDGGYNHLQYTPNIIVEVMDRDAEESDLTGFIEARMKALARLHRKILAVNQDVAEDMDIDKEVEMQIKSEAEASDEQQRQLLEERGRSWGTFGSRIMSKLLGLIRFRPIIKPESHGETKVIDSDDDEQKTVEKGKQTVDLVSVKMEEDEKPIVKTECFEEDDISMKDIPHAQTVFSPSPLLPSPLPFRRPPPVIYGFFIVSSTVFLFTADSSKDEPSMNLSLLLDMNFQDQGQSVWNALTVAIVACLARDDMMTRMEDFEEERVVEESDVDA encoded by the exons ATGTGCGAGCCTCATGAACCTCATGAGCTGATTATGCGTTTAAGCATGGAAACAACGACAACAGACAGTAAGTCCACTCCTCGGCCAGCCACCGGACGCCAAACTCCTCGGCGCAAGAGTGCTAGGAGATGTCGCGAGACGCCATCCAAGAGTCACAGCACCACGCCACGAAGTTCGCCCAGCAGATATTCGGCTTCCCCTAGGAAAACAGCCTATACGCCGATTAAGATACggggagatgaagatggcgaaggCCCGCTCGTCAGCAACAGGACATTGTCAGACATGCAGATGGCGAAGAGGAACTATCTCGGGGGGTTAGAATGGGCGAAAGCAGAGGAGCAGCTTTTCGAGATCCTATTCCTGAGACAGGATATACCTCTATTGCCGCTGCACTGGGAAGTTGATTTTCGCGGTGTGCCCATCTCAGGAGACTGCTTTTGTTgcaagaaaggagagaacCCGATCATCTATGCGCACACGAGCACTTTTCTAG CCACCACGGCATTAACGAGATTAATCGACTTGACTGCTTGTGTCCGGACAGCCTGTCAGTCCGGACTACGACGAAAGACAGCCCAAATGATTAAAAAGGCCTTGGATAAGTTCATAAGATGGGCTGCCGAGGACGGAGGATATAACCATTTGCAGTACACCCCTAATATCATTGTCGAGGTCATGGACAGGGATGCCGAAGAATCTGACCTCACGGGCTTCATAGAGGCACGAATGAAGGCTCTGGCAAGATTGCACCGCAAAATCCTCGCCGTTAACCAAGACGTTGCCGAAGATATGGATATAGACAAGGAAGTCGAAATGCAAATAAAAAGTGAGGCTGAAGCCTCAgatgagcagcagcgacaactgcttgaagaaagaggcCGATCGTGGGGGACGTTTGGTTCACGCATTATGAGTAAGCTACTGGGATTGATACGGTTCCGCCCCATTATAAAACCAGAATCTCACGGGGAAACAAAAGTGATTGACAGTGACGACGATGAGCAGAAGACTGTCGAGAAGGGCAAGCAGACAGTAGACCTTGTCAGcgtgaagatggaagaagacgagaagccCATCGTCAAAACGGAATGCTTTGAGGAGGACGACATTTCAATGAAAGATATTCCTCATGCTCAAACAGTATTCTCACCATCGCCCCTGTTGCCCTCACCGCTACCATTCCGACGCCCCCCTCCTGTTATTTAcggcttcttcatcgtctcctCGACAGTCTTCTTATTTACTGCAGACTCTTCCAAAGATGAGCCCTCTATGAATCTAAGTCTTCTCCTCGACATGAACTTCCAGGACCAGGGCCAGAGTGTGTGGAATGCCCTGACTGTGGCGATTGTGGCATGTCTCGCAAGAGACGATATGATGACCAGGATGGAGGATtttgaagaggagagagtAGTTGAAGAGAGTGATGTGGATGCTTGA
- a CDS encoding uncharacterized protein (EggNog:ENOG41), with protein MAVQDAAHEIVLYDLASTKNVCFSPVVWRIRMMLNYKKIPYKTVFLEMPDIEPTLKELGLPPHDPGTGNTKNYTVPAIYHVPTNKYVMDSPAVAKFIESTYPDPPVQLDSELGTQIMRKLRSGVGPTFQKSLMPREALIFSPRAEEYFRSAREARDGRPLEELLEDEDEAWEALESDKPAIDALIHTNKADGPFILGARPSLVDFFIAGAIQTAKVIDEGVFQRISKVPGHLEIYEACQPFMQKKD; from the exons ATGGCAGTACAAGACGCCGCACATGAGATTGTGTTGTACGACTTGGCTAGTACGAAGAATGTCTGCTTCTCGCCTGTTGTATGGCGCATCCGCATGATGCTCAATTACAAGAAAATTCCTTACAAAACCGTCTTCCTCGAGATGCCAGACATCGAGCCCACGCTGAAAGAGTT AGGTTTGCCGCCTCACGATCCTGGTACGGGGAATACAAAGAACTATACGGTTCCCGCCATCTATCATGTACCGACAAACAAGTATGTCATGGACTCACCTGCTGTCGCCAAGTTCATTGAGTCAACCTACCCTGACCCGCCGGTGCAACTCGACTCAGAGCTGGGCACCCAGATTATGCGCAAGTTACGCTCTGGAGTTGGTCCGACCTTCCAAAAGTCATTGATGCCGCGAGAGGCCCTTATTTTTTCACCTCGCGCAGAAGAGTACTTTCGAAGCGCTCGTGAGGCTCGGGATGGGCGTCCGCTGGAAGAGCTTCtcgaggacgaagatgaggcgTGGGAGGCTTTGGAAAGCGATAAACCGGCTATTGATGCTTTGATACACACGAATAAGGCTGATGGGCCGTTTATACTTGGTGCTCGGCCGAGCTTGGTTGATTTCTTCATTGCGGGGGCTATCCAGACCGCCAAAGTGATTGACGAAGGTGTGTTTCAGAGGATATCGAAGGTCCCTGGGCATTTGGAGATTTATGAGGCATGCCAGCCATTTATGCAGAAGAAAGATTGA
- a CDS encoding mitochondrial 54S ribosomal protein uL23m (BUSCO:EOG092D3V1W) — MAEAVKAAARQLPAFRLGQKQVYLPNHVITMLRKEHLPPNEACFKVPLRFTKFDLRDYLWNLYNVEVTKVRAYVKQQPLTQRSTSSRSWYRPQPQKIMTVELAKPFQWPDVPTDLEPWSNDLWKMREDTIEKRNEEQLVRQKMQIPLKSQEPLSKDRQELSKLAKQMLSGEVKWSNDVALDPRWDQILEKEKAKKPAVTTTTMSS; from the exons ATGGCCGAAGCAGTGAAGGCGGCTGCACGCCAATTGCCCGCGTTCAGGCTGGGCCAGAAGCAGGTTTACCT GCCCAATCATGTCATCACGATGCTTCGAAAAGAGCACCTCCCGCCCAACGAGGCCTGCTTCAAGGTCCCTCTGCGATTCACAAAGTTCGACCTGAGAGACTACCTATGGAACCTGTACAACGTCGAAGTCACCAAAGTGCGCGCCTacgtcaagcagcagcccctCACCCAGCGCAGCACCAGCTCTCGCTCCTGGTACCGACCGCAGCCCCAGAAGATCATGACCGTCGAGCTGGCGAAGCCTTTCCAGTGGCCCGACGTTCCTACGGATCTGGAGCCCTGGAGCAATGACCTGTGGAAGATGCGCGAGGATACCATTGAGAAGCGGAACGAGGAGCAGCTCGTGCGACAGAAGATGCAGATTCCACTGAAGAGCCAGGAGCCACTGTCTAAAGATCGGCAAGAATTAAGTAAGCTGGCGAAGCAGATGCTGTCTGGAGAAGTCAAGTGGTCAAATGATGTGGCGCTGGATCCTCGGTGGGATCAGATTctagagaaggagaaggctaAGAAACCAGCTgtgacaacaacaacaatgtcgtcatga